DNA sequence from the Salvelinus sp. IW2-2015 unplaced genomic scaffold, ASM291031v2 Un_scaffold789, whole genome shotgun sequence genome:
gatctgttcttgccataatatggaattggtcttttaccacatagggctatcttctgtatacaaccactaccttgtcacaacacaactgattggctcaacacattaagaaggaaagaaattccacaaattaccttttaacaatgcacacctgttaattgaaatgcattccaggtgactacctcatgaagctggttgagagaatgtcaagagtgtgcaaagttgtcatcaaggcaaagggtggctactttgaagaatctcaaatataacatatattttgatttgtctaacacttttttggttagtacataattccatgtgttatttcatagtgttgatgtcttcactatttttctacaatgtagaacatttaaaaataaagaaaaaacgtgaaattattaggtgtgtccaaacttttgactggtactgtatatataaattagaaataggcctaggctaccataCAGACATGTAATTGTGCTCTCAACAGTTGTTCATTGAAACTTTTATTACACCCACAGAAAATGAACTATGCCTAAAAGTGGACAAACCACTTAATACGTACAAGACATCTGAAACACCACCATGGAGAACAACGATGCACCTGTCGAGTTTAACGATGACAGGACAGTGTGTGTGACGTCAGTGAAAGGGTTAAAGGAGAACTGGCAGAGATGGTCCAACAAGCACCAGGAGTACCAGAAACACAACCCCTTCAGTAACGACCGGGGGGCTATGGTGAATGTGACTGCCCAGCAGCAGAGGCTCCAACGGGACCAGGATGGCTACGGGAGGCCCCAAGAGGGCTCGTTGACAGAGCAGAGGGGCCGGGACGCCCACGTCCACATCAGCCGGGAGGTGGAGGAGCTCTGCCAGGTGATCAGGGACATCGGGGAGAGCCGTGGCGGTGGGGACGGAGGCAGCGAGGAGAGACCTGTGGTGACGGTGGAGTTTGGGAAGCTGTTTGAGCACTATGTGAACATCTCCAACAAGGTGGTGGGGATCCTGCTGAGGGCCAGAAAACAAGGCCTGGTCAGCTTTGAAGGGGAGATGCTGTGGCAGGGGCAGGATGACCAGGTCCTCATCACACTGCTACAGTGACCAGGATGAAATGACAGGGTCACCATTATGCTGCTTCAGTGACCAGGTTGATGCAGCCGAAGGACAAGACAGTAACctaggccctgtccagaaacatCCCCTAGCCCTCTAGGCATTTGTGTAGTTGTGAAAGGATTGGCTAGGTctaagcaatatggtgaaaatTACATTAGGTGGGAAGGTGCAGCAACAGCACCTATCCAATTCTTTCAGATTTACACCTGCACCTAGCAGGGGTAGTTGTTTCTGGGCAGGGCCCAAGAGAACCAACCTGTGGCAGCAGTGACATGCAATATGGTGCTGTAGGATGAACCTGAGCTTATTGGCCTGACTGGACTTTTTTGCATTCCCAGTTACACCACTACACTGTAATCTACATAGCGCTTACAATGTTCTTTAGCAACCTTTGTAATTAGACACAGAGGAAAGGTGTACTTATTAATGGCAAAAATACAACACTGACACTGTAGGCTTATGTTAGAAATGCTGGAAGGAGGCTATGAAACTGCATACATGGTTGACAATGTAGCAAAATGCATCACAATTCTATTTACATTCAGGAGAAATAGCACATCACTTTTTGGTCGACTGGCATTTGTGGAATTCACACTGTACTAAATGCATTGTTCAACCTAACAAGGGTTGTTTGAGGAATGTTTTTGCAGTTACTTGCACCCATAACACAATATGATGAAATGTACTGTAACACTTTACtcatttgagaaaaaaatattttgtcaccAACTAATATACTGTATTCCAAACGTGTTTATGTTTACAAAGGAAAGCACTGATGTTTATCAATAAAGTCTTCCAAAAGATCACCAAAACTGACTGCTAATTCATGTTAAATTGCATTAGAATGACAGGTAACACTATTTAAAACCTGCATAACATATAATACTTTTAAATAAGGCATTAGAAAGGGTCATAAATGGTTATATGAAGTTACATTGCCTAATAACGGCATACTTTACAGTAAGTGTTACTGAATGATGTTTCCCATTAATAAGAGACCAGGAAGGAAATCTGAAACCCTTGTGGAGGCAGCAATGCATCATTTATTTAACCATGAACAACCATTATTATGTTACAGACACGTcaaccaaaacacaaacacatgacGCTCTCAATTTCATGCAGCAGCATACACTAAACATACATTACTTCGTtgagttatttttttttacttcgtTAAAATTAAGAATCACTCTCCAACATTcataataaaataacacaattaaTGTAGAGTATTGTGTTAAAAGAATGTGTGACTCAAGAAACAATTGTTTATGGATGACTGAGAATTAGTAATGTAGGTATTATTCAGTGACTATATTAAACCTCCACAATCCAGTCTACACTTCCATTTTACCCTTTGATCGTATATGATTGATTATCATTCATGCAAAACAGTTGCTTTTCTGACCACTTGACTGAGTCCTAAAAGAGCTCATACTTCT
Encoded proteins:
- the LOC112068929 gene encoding actin-binding Rho-activating protein-like; protein product: MENNDAPVEFNDDRTVCVTSVKGLKENWQRWSNKHQEYQKHNPFSNDRGAMVNVTAQQQRLQRDQDGYGRPQEGSLTEQRGRDAHVHISREVEELCQVIRDIGESRGGGDGGSEERPVVTVEFGKLFEHYVNISNKVVGILLRARKQGLVSFEGEMLWQGQDDQVLITLLQ